A window from Montipora capricornis isolate CH-2021 chromosome 7, ASM3666992v2, whole genome shotgun sequence encodes these proteins:
- the LOC138058098 gene encoding integrase/recombinase xerD homolog, with translation MAGIECCPTDHPLVQSSLEGARRKLGRPIKPKEPLPIDLLQVITEHYSSSESLAHIRFLFILLVGFAGFFRIDELLSMKLGDITLFTDRMSIFVPKRKNDQIREGHTSVIARSGNITCPVAVTERLVSFLPEPNNPHFPLIRRIVKSKSGERFYGSIGISYSTILLEFKKLVGPFVDDISIFGTHSIKSGAASHPACRAINETLLDKHAGWKCPKTKKRYVKHVAEDLLNVTKIMGL, from the coding sequence ATGGCGGGCATTGAATGCTGTCCTACTGACCACCCTTTGGTTCAATCGTCGCTTGAAGGTGCCAGAAGGAAGCTGGGTAGACCAATCAAACCGAAAGAACCGCTTCCCATTGACTTGTTGCAAGTTATTACCGAGCATTATAGCTCTAGCGAGTCTTTGGCCCATATTCGCTTTTTATTTATATTACTGGTTGGTTTCGCTGGTTTTTTCCGGATTGACGAGTTATTATCCATGAAACTCGGAGATATTACTTTATTTACGGATCGAATGTCTATTTTTGTGCCGAAACGAAAGAATGATCAGATCAGAGAGGGTCATACCTCGGTCATAGCTAGATCGGGAAATATAACTTGTCCTGTAGCAGTCACTGAGAGGTTGGTTAGTTTTTTACCAGAGCCTAACAATcctcattttcctttgattAGGCGTATTGTTAAGTCTAAGTCAGGCGAGCGTTTTTATGGAAGCATTGGTATTTCTTATTCTACGATCTTGCTGGAATTTAAGAAGCTTGTTGGTCCTTTTGTTGACGATATTTCCATTTTTGGGACGCATAGTATCAAATCAGGGGCAGCTTCACATCCTGCCTGTAGAGCTATCAATGAGACACTTTTAGACAAGCATGCTGGTTGGAAATGTCCTAAAACAAAGAAGCGATACGTCAAGCATGTAGCTGAAGACTTGTTAAATGTGACCAAAATAATGGGCTTGTAG
- the LOC138055385 gene encoding uncharacterized protein, producing the protein MLKVNWDDEVIEVVETQVSETNGKLSSDKLSWSQHIALARSAFNAKVKMLRRINFLSTSILETFYYKIVIPSVLYGIAIWGSGPKLRDLEMIHIRAARLIHKLPNSFKDRDILSKVGWMPLEYFYKSRILTITYNASYNLGLREINSLVTKTSNRYNLRKSLNVVLNRPKTELGHRSFVRRSAIAWNALPDNLKDSPNSSIFKHNLKQQIKSEISLNFLRSFIEQSDFSHENSKSIFVPREFSFENSRSWKQ; encoded by the exons ATGTTGAAGGTCAACTGGGATGACGAAGTCATCGAAGTGGTGGAAACACAAGTCTCTGAAACTAATGGAAAGCTC AGCTCTGACAAACTCTCATGGTCTCAACATATTGCATTGGCTCGATCTGCATTTAATGCCAAAGTCAAAATGTTGAGACGTATAAATTTTCTATCTACATCTATCTTGGAGACTTTTTACTATAAGATAGTAATTCCAAGTGTCCTATATGGAATTGCGATCTGGGGGTCTGGACCCAAGCTTAGAGATCTAGAAATGATTCACATTAGAGCTGCTAGGCTGATTCACAAGTTACCAAATAGTTTTAAGGATAGAGATATACTTTCTAAGGTTGGCTGGATGCCTCTAGAGTATTTTTATAAGTCCCGCATCTTAACTATTACATATAATGCTTCTTATAATTTAGGGTTACGGGAAATTAATTCTTTGGTAACCAAAACCTCTAACAGATATAACTTAAGGAAATCCTTGAATGTTGTACTCAATAGGCCCAAAACTGAATTGGGTCATAGGTCTTTTGTTCGTAGATCTGCTATAGCATGGAATGCACTACCAGATAATCTTAAAGATTCTCCAAATTCATCTATCTTTAAACATAACTTAA AACAGCAAATaaagagcgaaatttcgctcaattTTTTGAGGTCATTTATCGAACAGAGCGATTTTTCGCACGAAAATTCGAAGTCAATTTTCGTTCCGAGGGAATTTTCGTTCGAAAATTCGCGTAGTTGGAAACAATAG
- the LOC138057987 gene encoding uncharacterized protein isoform X1 — translation MIERCGLTELCHQLDFKIALESLLESGKQSERVLQEVKQKRSGKLNIQDIKALDSSSKSIYLTVRARIRKAAEEEFPGNKIPTFRSNPEAKKRLNDLVKGLTETCTIKELGFEEEGIRSHIMAVLNERRRMITLGHSYEERKRTPVLCQPSDDSDCENEPFCSQLAKKKRTGRFDENDTDSTDILSSTSQSSLSAPDDEVSVWRSNMELSQGRLGGRNGSSSCTIIAVLLAKSFYQLPQLTFPQSSLPKVWNHAVADAIVEGNHLYDTTFSRPGLILDVIEVVDILNKNNCEETISASEALPVWLSAFTEPFSCTLLFHLNKLSKKKVKNAAVFVCSKTSILIVSEGTGKLLVVDTHSHPEIRSGTTFVCGHARQVASYLTKRNRDVYGTLTEIRFTLIIN, via the exons ATGATCGAACGCTGTGGATTGACTGAGCTGTGCCATCAATTAGACTTTAAAATTGCACTGGAATCACTCTTGGAAAGTG GAAAACAGTCAGAAAGGGTGCTTCAAGAAGTTAAGCAAAAACGCAGTGGAAAACTTAATATCCAAGATATCAAAGCCTTGGACTCATCGTCTAAATCCATATACCTTACTGT GAGGGCACGTATAAGAAAAGCTGCGGAAGAAGAGTTTCCAGGGAACAAAATTCCAACCTTCAGAAGTAACCCCGAGGCAAAAAAAAGGCTCAATGACCTGGTGAAGGGTCTAACTGAAACATGCACCATCAAAGAACTTGGTTTTGAAGAAG aGGGCATCCGTTCACATATCATGGCAGTTCTGAATGAGAGGAGAAGGATGATCACCCTCGGGCACAGTTACGAA GAGAGAAAGAGGACTCCTGTATTATGTCAGCCAAGTGATGATAGTGACTGTGAAAATGAACCCTTTTGCTCTCAGCtagcaaagaaaaagagaactGGTCGGTTTGATGAAAATGACACAGATAGTACTGACATTCTAAGTTCTACAAGCCAGTCAAGCCTAAGTGCTCCTGATGATGAAG TTTCTGTTTGGAGATCCAACATGGAGTTAAGTCAAGGGAGACTAGGTGGGAGGAATGGGAGCAGTTCATGCACGATTATCGCTGTTTTGTTGGCCAAATCATTTTACCAGTTACCACAATTGACTTTTCCACAAAGCAGCTTACCTAAAGTTTGGAATCATGCTGTAGCTGACGCAATAGTAGAAGGGAATCACCTTTATGATACTACTTTTTCTAGGCCCGGCCTGATTTTAGATGTTATTGAAGTTGTTgacattttaaacaaaaataattgtgaagAAACTATTTCAGCCTCTGAGGCATTACCAGTTTGGTTATCAGCCTTTACAGAACCCTTTTCATGTACACTGCTATTTCATCTCAATAAGTTATcaaagaagaaagtgaaaaatgcTGCTGTGTTTGTTTGCAGCAAGACGTCTATTTTGATTGTTAGTGAAGGAACAGGTAAATTGCTAGTAGTAGACACCCATTCTCATCCTGAGATAAGAAGTGGCACTACTTTTGTTTGTGGTCATGCCCGTCAAGTAGCATCATacttaacaaaaagaaacagaGATGTCTATGGAACACTTACTGAAATCAGATTTacattaattataaattaa
- the LOC138057987 gene encoding uncharacterized protein isoform X2, whose product MIERCGLTELCHQLDFKIALESLLESGKQSERVLQEVKQKRSGKLNIQDIKALDSSSKSIYLTVRARIRKAAEEEFPGNKIPTFRSNPEAKKRLNDLVKGLTETCTIKELGFEEEGIRSHIMAVLNERRRMITLGHSYEERKRTPVLCQPSDDSDCENEPFCSQLAKKKRTGRFDENDTDSTDILSSTSQSSLSAPDDEGEQTSETQLTLKSAEVILMCIFDETKPRDVKLHKQILPACRFLKVAGVRGHSKPTVSKKLAKAFIDHGYVVINSQSLANLKIDDVKVCPEKDIRQDLKDLSLSKAGFLFGDPTWS is encoded by the exons ATGATCGAACGCTGTGGATTGACTGAGCTGTGCCATCAATTAGACTTTAAAATTGCACTGGAATCACTCTTGGAAAGTG GAAAACAGTCAGAAAGGGTGCTTCAAGAAGTTAAGCAAAAACGCAGTGGAAAACTTAATATCCAAGATATCAAAGCCTTGGACTCATCGTCTAAATCCATATACCTTACTGT GAGGGCACGTATAAGAAAAGCTGCGGAAGAAGAGTTTCCAGGGAACAAAATTCCAACCTTCAGAAGTAACCCCGAGGCAAAAAAAAGGCTCAATGACCTGGTGAAGGGTCTAACTGAAACATGCACCATCAAAGAACTTGGTTTTGAAGAAG aGGGCATCCGTTCACATATCATGGCAGTTCTGAATGAGAGGAGAAGGATGATCACCCTCGGGCACAGTTACGAA GAGAGAAAGAGGACTCCTGTATTATGTCAGCCAAGTGATGATAGTGACTGTGAAAATGAACCCTTTTGCTCTCAGCtagcaaagaaaaagagaactGGTCGGTTTGATGAAAATGACACAGATAGTACTGACATTCTAAGTTCTACAAGCCAGTCAAGCCTAAGTGCTCCTGATGATGAAG GAGAACAAACCTCTGAAACGCAATTAACCCTCAAAAGTGCAGAAGTAATACTGATGTGTATATTCGATGAGACAAAACCTAGGGATGTCAAGCTTCATAAGCAGATTTTACCTGCTTGCAGGTTTCTCAAAGTTGCAGGAGTGAGGGGTCATTCCAAGCCTACTGTCAGCAAGAAGCTTGCAAAAGCTTTCATTGACCATGGATATGTTGTCATAAATTCACAAAGTCttgcaaatttgaaaatagATGATGTAAAGGTCTGTCCAGAAAAAGACATAAGACAAGACTTGAAAGACCTGTCTCTGTCCAAGGCCGGG TTTCTGTTTGGAGATCCAACATGGAGTTAA